The proteins below come from a single Cinclus cinclus chromosome 23, bCinCin1.1, whole genome shotgun sequence genomic window:
- the ATP13A2 gene encoding polyamine-transporting ATPase 13A2 isoform X12, which yields MSSDSSRLLGAQHPGYGTLRPDMDLAHMEVTGYQRRTWRVLLCHAGSVLSAGLLLLLFHWKPSLEVQAKCEPCALGQADWVIIRDRFGQCFTTRVLTEMLGEASSPWSSLEQLPRAQQDRRSSVAITVPDEDESRDTVQLHDKDEQKSILRYYLFQGMRYVWLERQQAFCRVSVLDEGWTCAELHLSRAGLHQQEHSARRKIYGPNLIEVPVKSYARLLVEEVLNPFYMFQVLSMVLWVCDAYYYYAACIFLISTFSLGLSLYETRKQSTTLRNMARMSVGVQVRRPGGEELVVSSAELVPGDCIRLPAAGALLPCDVALLTGECMVNESLLTGESVPVMKTPLPVSGQAGSTTYCPEEHRRHTLFCGTQLIQAKAYADSEVLAVVTRTGFCTAKGDLISSILYPKPVSFKFYKDAVKFVLFLAILGPCGTDHHPRPGSGHCHRATGTTGRHDRGHHLRPEPAEETGNLLHQPSPDQPVREDPPGVLRQGEPGWAGGQRQSSLGLSAPTTCWPCPQTGTLTQEGLDVWGVVPLEQQRFLPMVHKPRCLPSGALLYALATCHAVSPLRGQLIGDPVDLKMLESTGWRLEMMEEEEGELPAFQQFEMKVLAVVKPPPEEEQPQDRRHQAPVGILRRFPFSSSLQRMSVLVKLPGEASAHAYVKGAPEMVASLCRKETVPPDFSQMLRHYTSDGFRVLALAYKALGSVATFEEALQLPRDSVESGLNFLGFLVMKNVLKPESAPVIQLLRSANIRPVMVTGDNMLTALNVARGCCMVEPRERVIFVTASPPGHDKPATLKFVLAEHSQGEEQPEGLQQRDSSSIPAQHCHLALNGKSFQVVCEHFSDLLPRILLRATVFARMLPEQKTQLVSSLQELNYCVGMCGDGANDCGALRAADVGISLSEAEASVASPFTSRVATIECVPRVIREGRCSLVTSFGVFKYMALYSLVQFVSVLLLYTVRPSEQHGDSTPEPAQL from the exons ACAGCAGCCGGCTGCTGGGGGCCCAGCACCCAGGCTACGGGACACTGCGGCCAGACATGGACCTGGCCCACATG GAGGTCACGGGTTACCAGCGCAGGACGTGGCGGGTGCTGCTGTGCCACGCGGGCTCCGTGCTGAGCGCGGGGCTGCTCCTGTTGCTCTTCCACTGGAAGCCGAGCCTGGAAGTGCAGGCCAAGTGTGAGCCCTGTGCCCTGGGTCAGGCAGACTGGGTCATCATCAGG GACCGTTTTGGGCAGTGCTTCACCACCAGGGTGCTGACGGAGATGCTGGGTGAGGCCAG TTccccctggagcagcctggagcaACTCCCCAGGGCCCAGCAGGACCGCAGGAGCAGCGTCGCCATCACTGTGCCAGACGAGGATGAGAGCCGTGACACCGTCCAGCTCCACGACAAGGACGAG CAGAAGAGCATCCTGAGGTATTACCTGTTCCAGGGAATGCGCTACGTGTGGCTGGAGCGGCAGCAGGCCTTCTGCAGAGTCAG TGTCCTGGATGAGGGCTGGACCTGCGCAGAGCTGCACCTGAGCCGGGCTGGGCTGCACCAGCAGGAGCACAGTGCCAG GAGGAAGATCTATGGCCCCAACCTCATCGAGGTGCCTGTCAAGTCCTATGCCAGGCTCCTGGTGGAGGAG GTGCTGAACCCCTTCTACATGTTCCAAGTGCTCAGCAtggtgctgtgggtgtgtgATGCCTATTACTACTACGCCGCCTGCATCTTCCTCATCTCCACCTTCTCACTAGGGCTGTCCCTGTACGAGACGCGCAAG cAAAGCACCACGCTGCGGAACATGGCTAGGATGTCTGTGGGGGTCCAGGTGCGGCGGCCCGGCGGAG AGGAGCTGGTGGtcagctcagcagagctggttCCTGGGGACTGTATCCGTCTGCCTGCGGCTGGGGCACTGCTACCGTGCGACGTGGCACTGCTGACTGGAGAGTGCATGGTCAACGAGAGCCTGCTGACCG GGGAGAGCGTGCCAGTGATGAAGACGCCGCTGCCGGTGAgtgggcaggcaggcagcaccACGTACTGCCCTGAGGAGCACCGGCGGCACACGCTGTTCTGTGGGACACAGCTCATCCAGGCCAAGGCCTACGCAGACAGCGAGGTGCTGGCCGTGGTCACCCGCACAG GGTTCTGCACGGCCAAGGGGGACCTCATCAGCTCTATCCTCTACCCCAAACCTGTGAGCTTCAAGTTCTACAAGGACGCCGTGAAGTTCGTGCTGTTCCTCGCCATCCTGG GTCCCTGTGGGACAGATCATCATCCGCGCCCTGGATCTGGTCACTGTCATCGTGCCACCGGCACTACCGGCCGCCATGACCGTGGGCACCATCTACGCCCAGAACCGGCTGAAGAAACAGGGAATCTTCTGCATCAGCCCTCCCCGGATCAACCTGTGCGGGAAGATCCGCCTGGTGTGCTTCGACAAGGTGAGCCAGGCTgggcgggcgggcagcgccaGAGCTCGCTGGGGCTCTCCGCACCCACCACGTGCTGGCCGTGCCCACAGACCGGCACGCTGACCCAGGAGGGGCTGGACGTGTGGGGTGTGGTACCCCTGGAGCAGCAGCGCTTCCTGCCCATGGTGCACAAGCCTCGCTGCCTCCCCTCTGGAGCCCTGCTCTACGCCCTGGCCACGTGCCACGCCGTGTCACCGCTGCGGGGACAGCTCATCGGGGACCCTGTGGACCTCAAAATGCTGGAATCCACCGGCTGG CGCCTGGAGatgatggaggaggaggagggggagctcCCGGCCTTCCAGCAGTTCGAGATGAAGGTCTTGGCTGTGGTGAAACCTCCGCCAGAggaagagcagccccaggacagg AGACACCAGGCCCCTGTGGGGATCCTGCGGCGTTTCCcattctcctcctccctccagaGGATGAGTGTCCTGGTCAAGCTGCCCGGGGAGGCCTCGGCCCACGCCTACGTCAAGGGCGCCCCAGAGATGGTGGCCAGTCTGTGCAGGAAGGaaactg TGCCCCCGGATTTCTCCCAGATGCTCCGGCACTACACCTCCGACGGCTTCCGGGTCCTGGCTCTGGCCTACAAAGCCCTGGGCTCGGTGGCCACTTTTGAGGAGGCCTTGCAGCTGCCCAG GGACTCCGTGGAGAGTGGCTTGAACTTCCTGGGGTTCCTGGTGATGAAGAATGTCCTGAAGCCAGAGTCTGCCCCAGTGATCCAGCTGCTGCGCAGTGCCAACATCCGCCCCGTCATGGTCACAG GGGACAACATGCTGACAGCCCTGAACGTGGCACGGGGGTGCTGCATGGTGGAGCCCAGGGAGCGTGTGATCTTCGTCACGGCCTCACCACCTGGCCACGACAAACCCGCCACCCTCAAGTTCGTCCTGGCTGAGCACTCCCAGGGTGAGGAGCAGCCTGAG ggcttgcagcagagggacagctcctccatcccagcccagcactgccacctgGCCCTCAACGGGAAATCCTTCCAGGTGGTGTGCGAGCACTTCTCCGACCTCCTGCCCCGG ATCCTGCTCCGGGCTACCGTGTTTGCCCGCATGCTGCCTGAGCAGAAGACCCAGCTGGTGAGCAGCCTGCAGGAGCTCAA TTACTGTGTGGGGATGTGCGGGGACGGTGCCAACGACTGCGGAGCGCTGCGGGCAGCCGACGTCGGCATCTCCCTGTCTGAGGCCGAGGCGTCGGTGGCCTCACCCTTCACCTCCCGCGTGGCCACCATCGAATGTGTGCCCAGGGTGATCCG GGAGGGCCGGTGCTCCTTGGTCACCTCCTTCGGGGTCTTCAAGTAcatggccctgtacagcctgGTCCAGTTTGTGTCCGTGCTCCTGCTCTATACT GTACGTCCCTCTGAACAGCACGGTGACAGCACCCCAGAACCTGCCCAACTATGA
- the ATP13A2 gene encoding polyamine-transporting ATPase 13A2 isoform X13 yields the protein MSSDSSRLLGAQHPGYGTLRPDMDLAHMEVTGYQRRTWRVLLCHAGSVLSAGLLLLLFHWKPSLEVQAKCEPCALGQADWVIIRDRFGQCFTTRVLTEMLGEASSPWSSLEQLPRAQQDRRSSVAITVPDEDESRDTVQLHDKDEQKSILRYYLFQGMRYVWLERQQAFCRVSVLDEGWTCAELHLSRAGLHQQEHSARRKIYGPNLIEVPVKSYARLLVEEVLNPFYMFQVLSMVLWVCDAYYYYAACIFLISTFSLGLSLYETRKQSTTLRNMARMSVGVQVRRPGGEELVVSSAELVPGDCIRLPAAGALLPCDVALLTGECMVNESLLTGESVPVMKTPLPVSGQAGSTTYCPEEHRRHTLFCGTQLIQAKAYADSEVLAVVTRTGFCTAKGDLISSILYPKPVSFKFYKDAVKFVLFLAILALIGTLYSILILVRNQVPVGQIIIRALDLVTVIVPPALPAAMTVGTIYAQNRLKKQGIFCISPPRINLCGKIRLVCFDKTGTLTQEGLDVWGVVPLEQQRFLPMVHKPRCLPSGALLYALATCHAVSPLRGQLIGDPVDLKMLESTGWRLEMMEEEEGELPAFQQFEMKVLAVVKPPPEEEQPQDRRHQAPVGILRRFPFSSSLQRMSVLVKLPGEASAHAYVKGAPEMVASLCRKETVPPDFSQMLRHYTSDGFRVLALAYKALGSVATFEEALQLPRDSVESGLNFLGFLVMKNVLKPESAPVIQLLRSANIRPVMVTGDNMLTALNVARGCCMVEPRERVIFVTASPPGHDKPATLKFVLAEHSQGEEQPEILLRATVFARMLPEQKTQLVSSLQELNYCVGMCGDGANDCGALRAADVGISLSEAEASVASPFTSRVATIECVPRVIREGRCSLVTSFGVFKYMALYSLVQFVSVLLLYTINTNLSDFQFLFFDLVITTTVAVLMGRTGPAPALGLQRPQGALISGLVLGSLLLQTALLIAVQVLSYFITVSQSWYVPLNSTVTAPQNLPNYENTVLFCISGFQYLILAVAMSKGYPFREPLYTNVLFLLVLVLLFGLMVWLTLYPLGFPKSLLKLQPIEDFNFKLLLLGIAALNFFAAFVLETALDHGLLGCFRRLRRKKASKKLFKRLEKELSQQQPAWPPLDQPLFATPRMSLAVR from the exons ACAGCAGCCGGCTGCTGGGGGCCCAGCACCCAGGCTACGGGACACTGCGGCCAGACATGGACCTGGCCCACATG GAGGTCACGGGTTACCAGCGCAGGACGTGGCGGGTGCTGCTGTGCCACGCGGGCTCCGTGCTGAGCGCGGGGCTGCTCCTGTTGCTCTTCCACTGGAAGCCGAGCCTGGAAGTGCAGGCCAAGTGTGAGCCCTGTGCCCTGGGTCAGGCAGACTGGGTCATCATCAGG GACCGTTTTGGGCAGTGCTTCACCACCAGGGTGCTGACGGAGATGCTGGGTGAGGCCAG TTccccctggagcagcctggagcaACTCCCCAGGGCCCAGCAGGACCGCAGGAGCAGCGTCGCCATCACTGTGCCAGACGAGGATGAGAGCCGTGACACCGTCCAGCTCCACGACAAGGACGAG CAGAAGAGCATCCTGAGGTATTACCTGTTCCAGGGAATGCGCTACGTGTGGCTGGAGCGGCAGCAGGCCTTCTGCAGAGTCAG TGTCCTGGATGAGGGCTGGACCTGCGCAGAGCTGCACCTGAGCCGGGCTGGGCTGCACCAGCAGGAGCACAGTGCCAG GAGGAAGATCTATGGCCCCAACCTCATCGAGGTGCCTGTCAAGTCCTATGCCAGGCTCCTGGTGGAGGAG GTGCTGAACCCCTTCTACATGTTCCAAGTGCTCAGCAtggtgctgtgggtgtgtgATGCCTATTACTACTACGCCGCCTGCATCTTCCTCATCTCCACCTTCTCACTAGGGCTGTCCCTGTACGAGACGCGCAAG cAAAGCACCACGCTGCGGAACATGGCTAGGATGTCTGTGGGGGTCCAGGTGCGGCGGCCCGGCGGAG AGGAGCTGGTGGtcagctcagcagagctggttCCTGGGGACTGTATCCGTCTGCCTGCGGCTGGGGCACTGCTACCGTGCGACGTGGCACTGCTGACTGGAGAGTGCATGGTCAACGAGAGCCTGCTGACCG GGGAGAGCGTGCCAGTGATGAAGACGCCGCTGCCGGTGAgtgggcaggcaggcagcaccACGTACTGCCCTGAGGAGCACCGGCGGCACACGCTGTTCTGTGGGACACAGCTCATCCAGGCCAAGGCCTACGCAGACAGCGAGGTGCTGGCCGTGGTCACCCGCACAG GGTTCTGCACGGCCAAGGGGGACCTCATCAGCTCTATCCTCTACCCCAAACCTGTGAGCTTCAAGTTCTACAAGGACGCCGTGAAGTTCGTGCTGTTCCTCGCCATCCTGG CTCTAATCGGCACCTTGTACAGCATCCTCATCCTGGTTAGGAATCAG GTCCCTGTGGGACAGATCATCATCCGCGCCCTGGATCTGGTCACTGTCATCGTGCCACCGGCACTACCGGCCGCCATGACCGTGGGCACCATCTACGCCCAGAACCGGCTGAAGAAACAGGGAATCTTCTGCATCAGCCCTCCCCGGATCAACCTGTGCGGGAAGATCCGCCTGGTGTGCTTCGACAAG ACCGGCACGCTGACCCAGGAGGGGCTGGACGTGTGGGGTGTGGTACCCCTGGAGCAGCAGCGCTTCCTGCCCATGGTGCACAAGCCTCGCTGCCTCCCCTCTGGAGCCCTGCTCTACGCCCTGGCCACGTGCCACGCCGTGTCACCGCTGCGGGGACAGCTCATCGGGGACCCTGTGGACCTCAAAATGCTGGAATCCACCGGCTGG CGCCTGGAGatgatggaggaggaggagggggagctcCCGGCCTTCCAGCAGTTCGAGATGAAGGTCTTGGCTGTGGTGAAACCTCCGCCAGAggaagagcagccccaggacagg AGACACCAGGCCCCTGTGGGGATCCTGCGGCGTTTCCcattctcctcctccctccagaGGATGAGTGTCCTGGTCAAGCTGCCCGGGGAGGCCTCGGCCCACGCCTACGTCAAGGGCGCCCCAGAGATGGTGGCCAGTCTGTGCAGGAAGGaaactg TGCCCCCGGATTTCTCCCAGATGCTCCGGCACTACACCTCCGACGGCTTCCGGGTCCTGGCTCTGGCCTACAAAGCCCTGGGCTCGGTGGCCACTTTTGAGGAGGCCTTGCAGCTGCCCAG GGACTCCGTGGAGAGTGGCTTGAACTTCCTGGGGTTCCTGGTGATGAAGAATGTCCTGAAGCCAGAGTCTGCCCCAGTGATCCAGCTGCTGCGCAGTGCCAACATCCGCCCCGTCATGGTCACAG GGGACAACATGCTGACAGCCCTGAACGTGGCACGGGGGTGCTGCATGGTGGAGCCCAGGGAGCGTGTGATCTTCGTCACGGCCTCACCACCTGGCCACGACAAACCCGCCACCCTCAAGTTCGTCCTGGCTGAGCACTCCCAGGGTGAGGAGCAGCCTGAG ATCCTGCTCCGGGCTACCGTGTTTGCCCGCATGCTGCCTGAGCAGAAGACCCAGCTGGTGAGCAGCCTGCAGGAGCTCAA TTACTGTGTGGGGATGTGCGGGGACGGTGCCAACGACTGCGGAGCGCTGCGGGCAGCCGACGTCGGCATCTCCCTGTCTGAGGCCGAGGCGTCGGTGGCCTCACCCTTCACCTCCCGCGTGGCCACCATCGAATGTGTGCCCAGGGTGATCCG GGAGGGCCGGTGCTCCTTGGTCACCTCCTTCGGGGTCTTCAAGTAcatggccctgtacagcctgGTCCAGTTTGTGTCCGTGCTCCTGCTCTATACT ATCAACACCAACCTGAGCGATTTCCAGTTCCTGTTCTTTGACCTGGTCATCACCACCACGGTGGCCGTGCTGATGGGGCGCACAGGGCCAGCGCCGGCGCTGGGCTTGCAGCGGCCACAGGGAGCCCTGATCAGTGGGCTGGTGCTGGGCAGCCTTCTGCTGCAGACAGCCCTGCTCATCGCCGTGCAGGTCCTCAGCTACTTCATCACTGTCTCACAGAGCTG GTACGTCCCTCTGAACAGCACGGTGACAGCACCCCAGAACCTGCCCAACTATGAGAACACTGTCCTGTTCTGCATCAGCGGCTTCCAGTACCTCATCCTGGCCGTGGCCATGTCCAAGGGCTACCCCTTCCGCGAGCCGCTCTACACAAACG TGCTCTTCCTGCTCGTCCTTGTCCTGCTCTTTGGCCTGATGGTCTGGCTCACCCTGTACCCGCTGGgctttcccaaatccctgctgaaGCTCCAGCCCATCGAGGATTTCAATTTCAAGCTCCTCCTCTTGGGCATCGCAGCCCTCAACTTCTTTGCTGCCTTTGTGCTGGAG ACTGCCCTGGATCACGGCTTGCTTGGCTGCTTCCGAAGGCTGCGCCGGAAAAAAGCCTCCAAGAAGCTTTTCAAGaggctggagaaggagctgagccagcagcagccagcctggcCACCCCTGGACCAGCCCCTGTTTGCCACACCCAGGATGTCCCTGGCCGTGAGATag
- the ATP13A2 gene encoding polyamine-transporting ATPase 13A2 isoform X7 encodes MSSDSSRLLGAQHPGYGTLRPDMDLAHMDRFGQCFTTRVLTEMLGEASLEQLPRAQQDRRSSVAITVPDEDESRDTVQLHDKDEQKSILRYYLFQGMRYVWLERQQAFCRVSVLDEGWTCAELHLSRAGLHQQEHSARRKIYGPNLIEVPVKSYARLLVEEVLNPFYMFQVLSMVLWVCDAYYYYAACIFLISTFSLGLSLYETRKQSTTLRNMARMSVGVQVRRPGGEELVVSSAELVPGDCIRLPAAGALLPCDVALLTGECMVNESLLTGESVPVMKTPLPVSGQAGSTTYCPEEHRRHTLFCGTQLIQAKAYADSEVLAVVTRTGFCTAKGDLISSILYPKPVSFKFYKDAVKFVLFLAILGPCGTDHHPRPGSGHCHRATGTTGRHDRGHHLRPEPAEETGNLLHQPSPDQPVREDPPGVLRQGEPGWAGGQRQSSLGLSAPTTCWPCPQTGTLTQEGLDVWGVVPLEQQRFLPMVHKPRCLPSGALLYALATCHAVSPLRGQLIGDPVDLKMLESTGWRLEMMEEEEGELPAFQQFEMKVLAVVKPPPEEEQPQDRRHQAPVGILRRFPFSSSLQRMSVLVKLPGEASAHAYVKGAPEMVASLCRKETVPPDFSQMLRHYTSDGFRVLALAYKALGSVATFEEALQLPRDSVESGLNFLGFLVMKNVLKPESAPVIQLLRSANIRPVMVTGDNMLTALNVARGCCMVEPRERVIFVTASPPGHDKPATLKFVLAEHSQGEEQPEGLQQRDSSSIPAQHCHLALNGKSFQVVCEHFSDLLPRILLRATVFARMLPEQKTQLVSSLQELNYCVGMCGDGANDCGALRAADVGISLSEAEASVASPFTSRVATIECVPRVIREGRCSLVTSFGVFKYMALYSLVQFVSVLLLYTINTNLSDFQFLFFDLVITTTVAVLMGRTGPAPALGLQRPQGALISGLVLGSLLLQTALLIAVQVLSYFITVSQSWYVPLNSTVTAPQNLPNYENTVLFCISGFQYLILAVAMSKGYPFREPLYTNVLFLLVLVLLFGLMVWLTLYPLGFPKSLLKLQPIEDFNFKLLLLGIAALNFFAAFVLETALDHGLLGCFRRLRRKKASKKLFKRLEKELSQQQPAWPPLDQPLFATPRMSLAVR; translated from the exons ACAGCAGCCGGCTGCTGGGGGCCCAGCACCCAGGCTACGGGACACTGCGGCCAGACATGGACCTGGCCCACATG GACCGTTTTGGGCAGTGCTTCACCACCAGGGTGCTGACGGAGATGCTGGGTGAGGCCAG cctggagcaACTCCCCAGGGCCCAGCAGGACCGCAGGAGCAGCGTCGCCATCACTGTGCCAGACGAGGATGAGAGCCGTGACACCGTCCAGCTCCACGACAAGGACGAG CAGAAGAGCATCCTGAGGTATTACCTGTTCCAGGGAATGCGCTACGTGTGGCTGGAGCGGCAGCAGGCCTTCTGCAGAGTCAG TGTCCTGGATGAGGGCTGGACCTGCGCAGAGCTGCACCTGAGCCGGGCTGGGCTGCACCAGCAGGAGCACAGTGCCAG GAGGAAGATCTATGGCCCCAACCTCATCGAGGTGCCTGTCAAGTCCTATGCCAGGCTCCTGGTGGAGGAG GTGCTGAACCCCTTCTACATGTTCCAAGTGCTCAGCAtggtgctgtgggtgtgtgATGCCTATTACTACTACGCCGCCTGCATCTTCCTCATCTCCACCTTCTCACTAGGGCTGTCCCTGTACGAGACGCGCAAG cAAAGCACCACGCTGCGGAACATGGCTAGGATGTCTGTGGGGGTCCAGGTGCGGCGGCCCGGCGGAG AGGAGCTGGTGGtcagctcagcagagctggttCCTGGGGACTGTATCCGTCTGCCTGCGGCTGGGGCACTGCTACCGTGCGACGTGGCACTGCTGACTGGAGAGTGCATGGTCAACGAGAGCCTGCTGACCG GGGAGAGCGTGCCAGTGATGAAGACGCCGCTGCCGGTGAgtgggcaggcaggcagcaccACGTACTGCCCTGAGGAGCACCGGCGGCACACGCTGTTCTGTGGGACACAGCTCATCCAGGCCAAGGCCTACGCAGACAGCGAGGTGCTGGCCGTGGTCACCCGCACAG GGTTCTGCACGGCCAAGGGGGACCTCATCAGCTCTATCCTCTACCCCAAACCTGTGAGCTTCAAGTTCTACAAGGACGCCGTGAAGTTCGTGCTGTTCCTCGCCATCCTGG GTCCCTGTGGGACAGATCATCATCCGCGCCCTGGATCTGGTCACTGTCATCGTGCCACCGGCACTACCGGCCGCCATGACCGTGGGCACCATCTACGCCCAGAACCGGCTGAAGAAACAGGGAATCTTCTGCATCAGCCCTCCCCGGATCAACCTGTGCGGGAAGATCCGCCTGGTGTGCTTCGACAAGGTGAGCCAGGCTgggcgggcgggcagcgccaGAGCTCGCTGGGGCTCTCCGCACCCACCACGTGCTGGCCGTGCCCACAGACCGGCACGCTGACCCAGGAGGGGCTGGACGTGTGGGGTGTGGTACCCCTGGAGCAGCAGCGCTTCCTGCCCATGGTGCACAAGCCTCGCTGCCTCCCCTCTGGAGCCCTGCTCTACGCCCTGGCCACGTGCCACGCCGTGTCACCGCTGCGGGGACAGCTCATCGGGGACCCTGTGGACCTCAAAATGCTGGAATCCACCGGCTGG CGCCTGGAGatgatggaggaggaggagggggagctcCCGGCCTTCCAGCAGTTCGAGATGAAGGTCTTGGCTGTGGTGAAACCTCCGCCAGAggaagagcagccccaggacagg AGACACCAGGCCCCTGTGGGGATCCTGCGGCGTTTCCcattctcctcctccctccagaGGATGAGTGTCCTGGTCAAGCTGCCCGGGGAGGCCTCGGCCCACGCCTACGTCAAGGGCGCCCCAGAGATGGTGGCCAGTCTGTGCAGGAAGGaaactg TGCCCCCGGATTTCTCCCAGATGCTCCGGCACTACACCTCCGACGGCTTCCGGGTCCTGGCTCTGGCCTACAAAGCCCTGGGCTCGGTGGCCACTTTTGAGGAGGCCTTGCAGCTGCCCAG GGACTCCGTGGAGAGTGGCTTGAACTTCCTGGGGTTCCTGGTGATGAAGAATGTCCTGAAGCCAGAGTCTGCCCCAGTGATCCAGCTGCTGCGCAGTGCCAACATCCGCCCCGTCATGGTCACAG GGGACAACATGCTGACAGCCCTGAACGTGGCACGGGGGTGCTGCATGGTGGAGCCCAGGGAGCGTGTGATCTTCGTCACGGCCTCACCACCTGGCCACGACAAACCCGCCACCCTCAAGTTCGTCCTGGCTGAGCACTCCCAGGGTGAGGAGCAGCCTGAG ggcttgcagcagagggacagctcctccatcccagcccagcactgccacctgGCCCTCAACGGGAAATCCTTCCAGGTGGTGTGCGAGCACTTCTCCGACCTCCTGCCCCGG ATCCTGCTCCGGGCTACCGTGTTTGCCCGCATGCTGCCTGAGCAGAAGACCCAGCTGGTGAGCAGCCTGCAGGAGCTCAA TTACTGTGTGGGGATGTGCGGGGACGGTGCCAACGACTGCGGAGCGCTGCGGGCAGCCGACGTCGGCATCTCCCTGTCTGAGGCCGAGGCGTCGGTGGCCTCACCCTTCACCTCCCGCGTGGCCACCATCGAATGTGTGCCCAGGGTGATCCG GGAGGGCCGGTGCTCCTTGGTCACCTCCTTCGGGGTCTTCAAGTAcatggccctgtacagcctgGTCCAGTTTGTGTCCGTGCTCCTGCTCTATACT ATCAACACCAACCTGAGCGATTTCCAGTTCCTGTTCTTTGACCTGGTCATCACCACCACGGTGGCCGTGCTGATGGGGCGCACAGGGCCAGCGCCGGCGCTGGGCTTGCAGCGGCCACAGGGAGCCCTGATCAGTGGGCTGGTGCTGGGCAGCCTTCTGCTGCAGACAGCCCTGCTCATCGCCGTGCAGGTCCTCAGCTACTTCATCACTGTCTCACAGAGCTG GTACGTCCCTCTGAACAGCACGGTGACAGCACCCCAGAACCTGCCCAACTATGAGAACACTGTCCTGTTCTGCATCAGCGGCTTCCAGTACCTCATCCTGGCCGTGGCCATGTCCAAGGGCTACCCCTTCCGCGAGCCGCTCTACACAAACG TGCTCTTCCTGCTCGTCCTTGTCCTGCTCTTTGGCCTGATGGTCTGGCTCACCCTGTACCCGCTGGgctttcccaaatccctgctgaaGCTCCAGCCCATCGAGGATTTCAATTTCAAGCTCCTCCTCTTGGGCATCGCAGCCCTCAACTTCTTTGCTGCCTTTGTGCTGGAG ACTGCCCTGGATCACGGCTTGCTTGGCTGCTTCCGAAGGCTGCGCCGGAAAAAAGCCTCCAAGAAGCTTTTCAAGaggctggagaaggagctgagccagcagcagccagcctggcCACCCCTGGACCAGCCCCTGTTTGCCACACCCAGGATGTCCCTGGCCGTGAGATag